Below is a window of Stigmatopora nigra isolate UIUO_SnigA chromosome 3, RoL_Snig_1.1, whole genome shotgun sequence DNA.
GCTTCTGGAGTCGGTTGACTCGAGAGTCCTTAATCCAGGAGCAGGTGGATGATGGGACCCCGGGTTAGCCAACTTGAGGATAAGAATGTCCGGTCTCATGCTGTTAAAGTCTTAGCTGTAGTCGATGAAAAGCACTATGACATACCTCCCTCGTTTCTCAAGGTGGCTCAGCGCAGCATGGAGGGCGATGGTTATTGCATCTTTGGTGGATCTATTCGGCTGGTATGCTAACTGATGCGGGTCATtgaagggggggaggggggggggggtatagaCAGGCTTAGATTTGTTTCCGTACCAATTTTTCAAAGCACATAGTGATGATTGGTGTGAGAGCTACTATGTGGTAGTCCCCAGATTGTTAGGGGGTGACTTCTCGGGTACTGCACTTTGAGTCATATTTAATGACTAGGTCAAATACATAACTGGCTCTCGTTAATTCACCTAGTAACGTTCCTTTGTCAGGTGtctaaatgcatttattttctatattataATTGTTAGAGCATATTAGCCTTgccttatttattttgtatcaaTTTCTACACATTCGTTTTACCATCTTAACTATAGTCTCTGCTTCTTCCCTGGAATTACAGAAATTTGTTTTGTATATCCTATACTGCTAAATCACATTGTCTGTTTTTGCTTGAGCTTCTTTGATTGTGtttctatcatttttatttaatattttaccattttgtttttccttacTGATAATCATTATGATGTTTCCCTCTCAGTTTCCGCTCCAGCCGCCATCATTCTGTGCTGTAGGGCCGACTGCAGAATGTCTTCCAATGGAGACCTCGCAGACCTCGGGACTAGCGATAGTTTCTGGGAGGTACAGTAATGCAAGAAACGGTTCacaagaattttccttttatttctcAGACTATTTTCCACTGTAGCATATTGTGGTTCTGACACGTTTCATCATTGTAAAATTTGAAACAGATGTCGTGATTTCTATGCCCAAAACACACATTCTAGGATCTAGGTTTTTAGACCTTACGTTTTAGAATTTTAATTTGTGGCACTTTTGAAGGCCATCCTATGTTTGAGAAAAATGGGGACACTAGGTCTAAATAGGTCAAAAGACTTAACATCCATTTCTCATTACATAGGGTATTATATGATGCTTCACTGTTGCCACCCAGCAAAACTTTCATTATAACATTAAGAGCATCACACAGCATCCCGGACACAACATTTAGgatatactgtatataaattGTATAGATCAAAATGTTGAAGTGATTCAATCGAAACATATAAGGGATTTAATTGTTTGCTTTTTTGTATCTTATAAAGCCGGGAAACTACAAGAGGACTGTGAAGCGAGTCGATGATGGCCACCGACTGTGTAATGAGTTAGTCAGCTGTTTCCAGGAGCGGGCTAAGATTGAGAAGAGCTATGCCAATCAGCTGAGTGATTGGGCCAAGAAGTGGAGAGGTGTGGTTGAAAAAGGTTTGTTCCCTCACACTAGGTTTGCTGACAATACGCTAAAGGCTTCCTTAGGAAAAAAGGCAAATGAAAAATTTGTATAATGTTATGACCAAAGTTCCCTCTAAACTGCGCGCATGCGTAATTGCACACTTCTCTCGTGTTCCCCATCCACAGTAAACATGGGTTCcactaaataaaatccaaccttaattgtaaacaaaaaaaccctcacatttttttctgtgccatTTTGCAATGCAACTCAGAGTGGCAGCCTGTCACTGCTAAATTATAACAAAAGGTAATTAGGGATAAAACTATGACTAACACGGTGTCCAGCCAATAATATGATGCAGTTCACGCCACGTGTGATTACTTCTGCGCCATGGGTAAATGTTAATAACAGTGATTGGCTGTGTTAGTTACGTGTAATGTGTAGGTGCTTTGGTTTTGCAGATTAGCATATAACTAACGATTCGGGGGAGCTCCTGCCGAGCCTTTATCTGGCGAAATGACCGAGCTGTGGCAGAGCCACAGAACAagccaaagtaaaaaataagtcGTTCTTTTAAGATGCAATGGCAGTCGAAGTGTGTGCGaatagaagaacaagtggtGAAATTGCGTGAGAAAGGTCTCCTCTGCAAAACATGCTGACAAGCTAAAGTTTTCCAAGttttccaatggaaaaatattgcaaatataTGGAAGCTTAACTATCTCAAGTCAAAAATTCAgcagaaaaataatttgaatgagaatgAATAGGAAAATTGGTGATGGAACCAGGAAGTGCAGGAAGACTAACAAGGAGAGTGGTTAGGTTGGCCTATAGATGGAGGTTAGCGATCGGAACCGTTATCCACAACAGCAGACATTTAAGACTTGTGTCCAATGAAATTGAGCAATTCCaacaattgtatttttgtacttATACACAGGGCCTCAATATGGTACACTGGAGAAGGCATGGCATGCGTTCATGCAGGCAGCCGATCGGCTCAGTGAGCTGCATCAGGACCTCAGGGACCGGCTTGTCGCAGAAGATGGCGAAAAGGTCCGAAATTGGCAGAAAGAAGTCTTCCACAAACAGATGATGGGAGGTTTTAGGGAGACAAAAGAGGCCGACGACGGCTTCCGCAAAGCTCAGAAACCGTGGGTCCGCAAGTTAAAAGAGGTTTGACACTCCAACAAAATTATCAGGATGACTTACTGGGTATCTGTCATGCATATTTCTTGTTTCCTTGTCTAGCTGGATTCAACTAAAAAGAGCTACCATCAGGCCCGAAAGGAAGAGTGGTCGGCTAATAATAGGGAAACGCACGCTAAGGCAGATCCATCCAAGTCCCAAGAGGAAGTCCGCAAATATACGGCCCGTGCAGAACGCCTCAACCAAGAGGCTGAAAAAGTATGACGTGCTCCCAAACACAATCATTGAATTTTTGGGTCCTTGGAATTTAAGTACATATTGTATCTTCAGGTGAAAAGATGGATATAAATATTTGCATGCTGACTTACAGACAATTGCGTAGGCTAGTTGTGAAAGTTTCTCCAATCTGGGTGGGAGTTGAACAAAAGGCtacatttatgtttttgtgaCTTTGAAACATGACTGGACTtgtttcctgtgttttttttttactctccgGTGGCAGAATGCTCCGGGTAGTCAAGAGGGAAATGATCTAATAAACATAAGGGAAATCCTTTTACAAATTCTAGATCAATCAATACACCGAGATGTGAGAGAAAGCCTCTTTAGAAGAACCCTCTTTGATGATTCCAAGAAGACAggataaaaaaagatggaaaatagTCTATATTTAATACTTTAATACCATGACATtattacttcattttttaagtacagtggtaccgctacgtatgaaattaattggttacaGAACTTGTTTCTTAACTTGGATTTcatgtaagtagagcagtactttatatgtaaattatctatTTTGTTCCACaggcctaaaaaaaaactacaaactaTACCAGGGGTGTGAAACTGTTTTGTCCGTGGGCCACATTTATAACAAACAGATTtccattcttttgttttttgtggccCTCCCATTGGCTGCTGTTGAAGACGCTATTTTGACAGCAAGGAGCAAATGAACGAATATGATCGTAGAAAGGAAATTGAGCAAAATTTAGCCACTGGAGCAGACAATGACGATTTTTAGATCGTTTTGTTACCTGACATGTTTCCATCCCACGCTTTGTCAggcgagtacagtaatccctccaatatcgccgataatgtagaccagacatggctacAAAACgacaaaggacttggactaaaactctcATCACCCTTGTTTTGCATTTATATCAAGCGGAGAGAAACTATTTTCACTGCGACTACAGTAGTGAAcgtattaacatttttatatggacacattatatttatatattaatacagCACAGCCTTTTGATgtgcttatagctgtaatatttcataaatatacactttgaaaatgtacttgtgtatttctttataggtgtgaaaaccTGTATTATGGTAGTAATACTGGGTGTGATTCTACTTTGCGTTTGGTcaacattaaccacgatatttgAGGAATTACTGTAGTTGTAGCCTTACAAACAAAGCTTGATGTCTATTACAGAGGCCAGTATATGGAGTAAAGAAGTGAAGTGACTGTCTTTCTAATAGCTAGTGGATGTGTTTTGCAGGCTAAAGAGCGATATGAAAAGACCCTGGACGAGCTGAACCGCTGCAACCCTCGCTACATGGAAGACATGGAGCAGGTGTTTGACCTCACTCAGGAAGCTGAACGCAATAGACTTTGCTTCTTTAAAGAGGTCCTATTGGAGATCCATTCACACCTTGACCTATCCAGCAAAGAAGGGTAGGACACTGGCAAATTAAATGTGCCAcattcattgtaaaaaaaaaaaacacacacacaaaaaaacaaggcattatatttttattttttgaagagTGATCCATGCAAATTTCGCTGATGCTTTGAGTTAAAAGTACTATATATTTCAGATTTTCTTTCAGGACAAATGAATAGAATGCAGGTATTTCTTGTGTGTGTACACTGAAGTTAATAGAAAATGTGCTGTTGTCCATTAACTCTTGGTCCAACATTTGTTTAAACAGCCCACCATTACTATGACAACCCAGATTGCATTGTCCAATGAGGTTGTAACAAAGCACATTCTTTTGTTAACCTAAGCACATTCCTTGCATTGGCTCCTTCTTAAAGACATTCTACAGCAGGTTAAATGCCACCTAGACTTATTTGCTAATGTTTCGGTCCAGATTAGAGAAATCAATGTTAATTCAATACTTTAACTGTGAACAACTGAGTGCTATGAAGGACCTTTGTCTTCTTTCTGTTGAATCCACCAATGGGAAAAGTTTGACTTCTGTTCCCACAAATTACAGTTACTAAGGCTGTCCTCAAATTAAGTGATTAGAGTTTAAAACTCCATAAAATATGTTCTTGTCGGTAAATTTAATAACTTGATATGAGATTAATTCATCACATATAttacaaacaaatatatatataaatatcactCCTGATAATGACACTACAAAATGGGATGATGATTTTCACCTGTGTTAAACaacctagagcaggggtggccaactctgcTCCTCAAGAGCCGCTTTCCGGTctatttttcatatctccctcctctaccacacctgaaacaaatgatcaactcattagcTAAATGTCCAGAAGCTTGGTGccaatcccgattatttgattgaCCTGTGTTGTTGGAGGGAGATTTGTAACACAGACCGGATAGCGACTCTTGAGGACTGGAGTTGCGCAGCCCTGACCTAGAGGACTCAGGTGTCCATTTtggtagttttatttttgtggccCAACTCTACCTTGACTTGCATTGGCATGTCAAAAGAACTACACATGCAATATCCcagtgcagtgcttctcaatcaattattttctgttggtACAGATAAATCTGTAATAATATTATTGAGACTTTTCAATTTGGCAATATCCAGAGAAATGActttgaaaattaaaatgattgtcTGCGTTTTGCATTTAAGTAGGTACTTTGTGGATTCCTTCTTACATGTGATCATAAATAAGTCATGTAGTATACATTTCAGATTGAATTTTAAACTATAATTATCCCTTGCAGTAGTCCTTTTTACTCAAACTTTAGAAACATTAAACAGCATTGCTGCAAAACTTGGATAGTTAGCTGTAGAAATTGCCGATGTTGAAATTCCTGTTTTTTGTCAAGACCCCCTACCAGTGGCGGTTTCTAGAAAGATTAACCTGGGATAGTACGAGCTAGGGGGCAGAGGTTCATATTTACATGTTGGCTCTCTGCGACTTTTCCTCAGCGTTCGTTAAATGCAACCCTTTTTCTTTCAAGACAAGGGGAGTCGGGGCTACAGTGATTTCTGTGGCCTCcattaaaacatgaaataataatatCATTACAATTATTTCATATTCTTTACTGCTTATCTTTACGGAGTCTGTCAAAGATAACTATGGACCGGATTCTGCTATAGCACTCTGCACTCTGAactggtttccagccaatccACAGAGGAAGGCCAGACTTGAACCTATGATGTCAGAACTGTAAAGCAGCCGTGTTAATTTAACTCTAGTCTCTTTTAGTTGAAATTCAAAAGACAAATGAATTGTCAGACCAGCCAAAATGCACTGACCATTATAATTACTCCAAATatctgggtttcctcccacatctaaaACATAtacagggtaggctgattgtctCATTGTGGCATGGGATCGGcgggcaaccaattcagggtgtcccccacctactgcccaagttggctgggatagcccaatgcacccccccccccccaacccttgtgaggataagcaaaaatggaaaatgaatgaaatcaggtttattcattaaaaagatCCAAAGGGCTTTAAAGACACATAATTGATATTAATGTATATTataatattgatatattttaacaGCAGGTAGTAATAATGACAAATCATACAATtaaggaggtttttttttaaataatgatttatttatattttggtcGTAATTAGTCTTATTGAACAATTCAACATGGTACACTAATGTGCATCGACACTCTGATCAAAAAGATCCAATAGCCTATCAAAAAAGCCAAGGTGCTCTGTCGCCATAGCCAACCCTCAAGCACATACATTTTGTGAATGTGAGTAAAGATATTAACAGGGAAACCTGTCTGTCAGGTTCCGAGAGCTGTACCAGGACCTGGGTCAGAGCATTCGAGCAGCAAATGAGACGGAAGATCTTCGATGGTGGAGAAACACTCATGGACCAGGCATGAGCATGAACTGGCTACAGTATGAGGTGGGAATGCATTAATATAGCACCActgaaatatatgcaaataaaaaaaggaacacaATGTCCAGTTAGCAAAATTGTAAACTCCAGACTTGGAAAACTCAGTCATCTAAGTCCCCTATCCATCTTGGTCATATATAACTATATCACCATCCCAGTGTTCGTGACATCACTCACTTCTGCTAAAAAGCTAAGGTTGAACTTTAACGTGCAAACCGAGCGTCCTTTGAGTTGAGGACTACTATATAAGATCATGTTTTGTCAAAACAATTATTTGCCTTTAACCgttctatttttgtgtgtgtttgcttcTGACAAAGCTGAATATTAAATAGGCTGTTTCTGTGAAAGCTCTGTTGTTGCTGAGTCTTGAGTGGGTCAAAGGAATGTTgtcgcacacatacacacacacacattcgcgGACACACACTTTCCCTTAGACTTTCAGTTGAAACGAATTGTggaaatgacttatttttggaCTGATCTTGTTAATGCATGTATATTAACACAAACTGGTAGCACAAATGGGCATCTTTGGTCAAGATGAAGAGGAAAAAGGAAGCAATAAATAAACGAAATTTGCGGAAACAGCATGTTTGatatcctttttttattaaatgacaATCTCTCTACAAATAATTGAAAAGATGCTGAaaccaaaaattaaaaactccatacaaaaatatcaaaattctaGAACAAAACTGGACAGCTGGAACTAAATTTTATTGGACAGTAACCTTGTTGTATTGTAGTTAGTAGAAATCATATTACCTGTTTGTCATGATTGCCTCTCTTCTTCTGGTCTGGCAGATTTTGGGTAGCAGAATTGATAGTTTTCCCTAATGGATTTGGTTTGGTTTCATAACTCATCGAATAACAAATTTGTGTTTGGTGACATGACTCTGGACACAGTTCTCAGCAGGAGTTAGACACACTAAAAGAAATGACAATGGAAAACGGCGGCATAGGTCCAATCAGTGGGGAGATAAATGTTTATTCTTCTTAAACTCATAGTGTGAATGACTCTGCATTGTCTTTTAACTTCATCTGTTGTAAAAATGACGTGAATTGCCTATGTGGTCGTACAGGAGTGGACTCCAGACACCATCCGGACGATCAGCCGCAAGGAGCGAAGTAGAAACTCGGATGACAATGTAGTCACTCTCACCAACATAGTGCCCTCTGGAGGAAATGAAATCCCTCCTAGTCCCACCACCCAGAAGGCTAACAGGTACAAGATACTTTTCAACTTGTGCTTAGAAAATGTTGGTTAAGACAATGCCTATGTTTACATAGACACGGTCATGTACACACCCCATTTTTAATATTCTTGCTCGATCAAGCTCATTTGGATCAAGATTCTATACTGAAGGAGAGGGGGTTAGGTTTATGTTGATTGGTAATCCGTTCCGCGCTCGCTGGTCGGCCGAAACTAGTAGGAACAGGGTGGGTGCAAAACTGACCTTGTCTATCTGAGATGAACATAATTCAGGAGATTGAAATAACTTGAAATTCTAGGAAGACTTAAAGGTGGAAAGACAGGAAATATACGCAAACTAACTCTGAAATTTAAACCAAATACAGACTGAGCGATGCTTTGTGTATTTGTACTACTGTTttgtatatttagatttttgatcagtttgtgcatgtcaagttaGTTTTCTTTCTGACAGTGTTCATGAAAACAGTGCATCCCATCATAATTTTAATGTAAAGGGTGATCGACGTTAAGAAACATAACTAAGAATGCTCAAATTGAAATGTGAAGTTGTGTCTGCCCTCTGGAAGCTGACATACAATGGGCTCTAACGAGAAACTATTCCTTTATTTATCTCAAGACAAGAGATTCGATAAAAACACGCAAAAAACATAATCTGTAAGGATTTCCAACTTCATATTTAAATCAGATATATTTAATGTTCTTCTGGTAAGTGTGAACAGTGTATACTTGAACAAAAAGCAAGTCACAGACGCCTGGTATGCATCAAGGAAATGAAGTCAAGTCTGTATTCTCCTCTTGATCATTGGAATTGTTAATACTGGTACTAGCCCTAAGGAGTTAACTTTGCCTGCATAACACTGTAATTAGTTGAAGTGTGTGCCCAAGATACTTTATTAGTCTGTGTTTCACCCCTCCCCTTACAGTTTGTCTCCGAGCAaaagacatttgtgtctttaaAGATTCAGACGTCCCATACCTCCCTCAACTCTAAACAGGATTTGTTTTAGAAAGTACTTGACAGAGACCTCGGGTgattgtgctgtttttttcttttatgccaAGCTGTGAACGTACTATCACTTGGAGACTGCCCAGCATCATTTCCTTGTTTGTTTATGAAATACAGTTACAATACCGATACATAAATTGCCAGGCTTATGCTTTGCAAATGCTTAATTGAGTAAAATGTAGTTGTGATTTACTTAAGTTCAGTGTACAGTAATACTTCAACATATGggtgccctgacatacgagcgaTTTGAGATACTATTTGAGATAGATAGTAAAAAATTTGGCAAATggttatcttgagatacaagacaaattttgatctACGAGCATACAaaggacgcgagaggctgctcataagaacattatGGGCACTATCTTCctggttgcaactccctcgGTAATTTCTCTccgagcactgggcggggcaTATTTTCAgtgtattggcgagccagcttaGTCACGCATACACTATCATGTTTTTCGATAGTTTTGTAGTTAATGGATTGCCATCATCTGCTTTTTCTTCGCACTATCCTTCATTGCACCAGCTTGCTTTGGTCTCATTTTGTTTCTCTTAATTTTGCActaactaatgcaa
It encodes the following:
- the pacsin3 gene encoding protein kinase C and casein kinase substrate in neurons protein 3, coding for MSSNGDLADLGTSDSFWEPGNYKRTVKRVDDGHRLCNELVSCFQERAKIEKSYANQLSDWAKKWRGVVEKGPQYGTLEKAWHAFMQAADRLSELHQDLRDRLVAEDGEKVRNWQKEVFHKQMMGGFRETKEADDGFRKAQKPWVRKLKELDSTKKSYHQARKEEWSANNRETHAKADPSKSQEEVRKYTARAERLNQEAEKAKERYEKTLDELNRCNPRYMEDMEQVFDLTQEAERNRLCFFKEVLLEIHSHLDLSSKEGFRELYQDLGQSIRAANETEDLRWWRNTHGPGMSMNWLQYEEWTPDTIRTISRKERSRNSDDNVVTLTNIVPSGGNEIPPSPTTQKANRVVKDDSSDWSEEENPKKIAVNGVSEAGDREEQIEGVRVRALYDYSGQEADELSFKAGDELLKLGEEDEQGWCKGQLGSGRVGLYPANYVQLGAS